The DNA sequence aaaataactggggggggggggggggggggttatggtcTTCACCTTCCTCTGAGACCTAGTGACTGTGACTTgagactaaggccccatctacgctgccatatgaaaccacattatctgctttgatctggattatatggtagtgcagactcagataatttaattcaaagcagataatgtgtttttatatggcagtgtagatggggacttaGTCTCAAGTCACAGTCACTAGGTCTCAGAGGAAGGTGAAGAccatcccccccaccccccagttattttttgttattcagTGTTTTTACTGAtttctgctttgattatctggattatatagtagtgtagaaggggcccaagagaaTGTGACTCACTCAGGATAACAATTCATTGAAGAATTACATTTAAAAGGTGAAGGGAGGGTGTCCATGCCGTTTTCTGAGGCCGAGTGGGACTTACTAAGCAATCCAGCAGGCGAGGAGACAAACTTTGGTGACAGGCCTTCCAGCCCTTAAGCCATGATGCTCTTTTTGGGAAATTCATGCCAAAATCACCATGGCCAGGAACAGTCACAATGGCAGGGTAAATGCCTGACCGGTGAAAGCATCATAATAAGAACCCTGCCATCCACTGGaatagaaaaggaaagaaagagggaaaggtcTACCCAAAAATTCACCTTCACCCCATGTCAGCcctgaaaaccaaaacaaacaagtCTCCAGCCCTGTAAAAagattaatataaatatatataataatagttttatttcttgcccgcctctcaAGCTCGAGACGAGTTACAGCAttattaatacataaataaaaacataatcatttttaaaacattgtggCCAGTGATCCTGTGAAGCCATGCAGCATTACTTGTGACCCAATATTGTATGAATTCAGTGAAGGTCAATGCGAGGAATCTTTTGTCCTGCCTTCCACATGTGGCTAGCctcaggccccgtctacactgccttatgatCCAGATTGTTTGCTCTGAAAAGGATTATATGagggtcatataatccagttgaaagcagattttgtatttcatatggcagtgtagatgggggctcagtgtgtgtgtgtgtgtgacatgcTATTTTTCCTAAGCCTTTGTCTAGGGAGGCCGTCACAACTGTCCACATGCCTGCAGCACCCATGGCCGTGCTTGTCTTGGGTTCAAATAATTCATTTGCTAAAccagcaactacagtagagtctcacttatccaacatgaacgggccggcagaacattggataagtgaaaatgttggataataaggaggtattaaggaaaagcctattcaatgtcaaattacattatgattttacaaattaaaaaacactaaaaatgtcaaggtcagacgccagccaatggatagaaatacagtttattgtataaacaactcaaaaaagctcataaaacaaacacaggagcttgcaacacttaaacttcagtgtgaaaaagacatttaaactgaaaaaactccaaaaaaccaaaccggagtataatccggattatccagagatataatccggattaaaacaaaactgcttagattcagctcaaaattgcaggataacttggagaaagcaaaacaaactgcGGGCTGAATTcccaagggtccaaaataaacagaatcccaactgggttacaaaatagagttttaaggttcaaaacaaacaatgtcccaaactGGGCCAAACTTTGCCACCGGAAGCAGCACAAACAAACCGgtgccaaaaacaaaaaaatgaagggcaaagagttactgcagggtcagaagccaagccagtgACCAGTAACagagcgtaactgcagaaccaggagtcaaactggaattggaagcagagcgttacttcagggtcaggaacgaagccaacggtcggtaacggagagtagttacagggttgagaacgaagccaagccagaatagggagcgaagagtaatgccaaaacgatgtccagtccaaggtccaagatgagaagtcgtcatagcaaagtcctcgtcaatgggttgacacaggtagccaaaacgacggaggcgaactaatgcagacagtaatcacaatgcagtctaaggaaaacccacacatTCCAGCCCCCGTCGTAGAAGTAACCAGGAATAAACTTATGTCGGTTgcacagtcccaagccagtcttcaggaacacgaacacgaaacccaatggagcccaacaaccaccttgccacacgcaagggcccaatggccaaatgccctcaatttatttacaactcgtcTTCAGAACTCGAGCCAGGCACCacccttcccacaggttgctcccattcctcatccgaGCTGGAACCATCCTGCCGGTGCCCAGACCtacccgcagctgtggaactatccccactcctccaattagaccaccttgggtctgatcctgaagggCCCCATGTTTCCTCACGTCCCCATTACCAGTGAagccagtctccccatcacaaccctctggagcgcgtgtccagtccatgccatcctcttctgcccgtaccacatccccaacgtccatttcaagcccctcatccccttcaaaaccctcaaatgaatcctcatctgttgattcctcaaatatctctctaatcctctttctctgtaactcctcaaatgagttttgctcccgaggagtctttcttctcttcctgctactatcagtagtatcgttgaccccagaaggctcattcacaacaaaaaacatcatgttttacaacaaatcaacagaaaaagcagtccaatacatggtaatgttatgtaataattactgtattcatgaatttagcaccaaaactttgcaatatattgaaaacattgactataaaaacattggctattaacaaatAGACTAGGAATAAAGATAgagttgcataaaatgaacttacagtagcaacattgtcagaaattaaatgcataaaaagttaaatccttgctgcctagagaaacagctgtggatcaggacggaatgcaaactgtgttggataatccagaacattggataaatgaatgtaggataagtgagactctactgtacacgggACAGCTACatttgtttctgatttttttatttactgttaaaGATGACATGGGAGCTGGTTAGGATATTTGAACTTCACATGTGCACATTCGCTATGTGAAACTACCAAGGGATGTTCACTTACGAAATAGTGCTCTCTCTGTTCccaatacaacacacacacatacacctgtGCTGTTAAACTACCGCTCCCATCCATCCCTCCTTGTCTGCCTGGTGTTAAGGGAGTCCTACTCCTAAATGTCTGGGGACCAGGAGCCCCCACCCCTGCAAAGGCCCCAATATCCAGGGCAGAACCTGCCTTTGATCTTTTGATATCGAGTTTTTCAGTTGTGGACAACATTCTAAACGGTTTCTACGGCACCCCGTTCAAAGATCACCACTGTTCAGGTGCATCTTGGATGATCTGTCTAAGCCAGATTCAGCTCTTGAGTCTCGAAGAGCGAGAACCATATTCTGGTCTTCGTCTTCAGAGATCACCAGCCATATTCAAGTCTTGTGATTCAGGTCAGAAACTCATTTGAAAGAGCTGGAGAGCTATTCTTTGTTGATATATGTCCCCTGTTGAATCCCATCCATCACAGGTCTGGTCCCCATTCCTTGGCCTGCCTGGCTGACCAGGAgtgcttctgtcttgtctggatcacACCTCATTttctttgccctcatccagtccattcctGCCAACAGAAGATTTAATCTTGACATGTGTTACAGCAGGCTGCCCATTTCTGTGGGTCAAGTAGGGCATGGAGCCATTTGTAAAAACCAGGGGAAGGGTTTAACTAATATGTATCACAATTTTTCTGAAACAGAGGGGAGGTTCCCATGCGAGAGAATGTGCATGTTAACTCCATAAATACAAGTTGCCTTGTTTCATTATCCACAGATTTCTCGGCATGGAGAAGTGGCTAAGACAGAAAATGGGCTTGGCAGAAGGCAACTTCCCAGACGCAGCCCGGCTTGTTCATCTTGCTTACAATCGTCTGATTGCCTTCATCTTTATGGCGATCGGCTGGGCCCTGTGCCTTATGGCAACAGGAGGGGAGGAATGGCGGGTATGGGATCCCAGGCCTGGCACCGGTATGGAGAAGATGTGGATCGGCATCTGGGGAGTTTGTTTTGTGGGACCTCCTCCTCCAGACAAGCCCAAGGTGACGCAATGCCTGGAATTCCAGGATGAACATTTTCCCCTCCCAACTGAGATTTTCATCGCCCAGGACCTGATGCCTTTAGCTAGTATCCTTGTCTCCTTAccactagaataataataataataactttatttttatagcccGCCCCacctccctggagggactcggagcggctttcATGGGGGCCTAGCCCAacacatacagcaataaaacaatgaaacaagtattccaacaataaaacatcaacatcaataaaaccatcataaaaatcaacatacagtataaaatgttaaaaacaggagactaaaacacggatctgggccaaagtgcagaatatttcaaaatgggagaggtagtttcacagccgaagtagtcaataaagtgcaaagtaataatggcaaagtatcctgttgttgaatgggcagatagttcgaaCCTACAATAATgaatcatcgaaggccttttggaagagccaggtttttaggctcttccggaaggagaggagggtaggggccacTAGCTTTCCTTTCTTTTACTTTGTGGAACTTTTAccacaaaggaagacaaaaaaactttttgcttatttttttctGGGTGGGGGGAATTCTCAATTTACTTTCAGGTGTCATCAGTCTTATCCCACTTTTGTGGAATATGGGCTCTGTAAATGAAGGGATTATGTTCCCCGAAACTTTTCATTTGCCTTATCTTCCTAATGAGCAGAATATTGGTTTTGCCATTTATGCGGGGATTGTTGTTTCGAGGTTCCAACTAACAAGTTCAATCCTTATTCTCAGTGAGAAATGTTGGTTTAGGTCCAATAGAGTTCATCCAATAGTCATGCCGCAGCAGTCCAGCGCTGACACTGAACCCTGTCCCCGGTGCGAATCAGCCATATCTCTTCAAAAATACAGATCTGGAGAAcaactttttaatatttaaaaggcATATATGCACGggtgtaaatattttaaacaatagttggtttttttgtgtgctgataccaaaaattacattcaGCTGTTTCTCTTTTCACTTTTGTTCTAAATATGTTTAAATGTAGAATGAATTGTTTTCAActcaataaattaaaaattaattgtgactttgttttgttttttctaagtGAGTGTAAGAGAGATAACTAAGATTCCTAAAGAGTGGCCAAGTGCTTATGCTTTGCAAGGAATGAGTATTATTTAGTGCCTTTCATGCTTTCCACACCACAAACCCCTTGCTCCTTTATTGTCTGCCACAGAAGGAGGAAACTGGAGAAGAGGATAGAGTTACTCTAGCCATTTATAGACAACGCAAGCCAAACCTATCAACTTTCCCTGTTGAGAAGGTTGAGACTATACCTTAGACTCAGCACTTGGAAATAATACTTTGTCCAACTTCAACTTCTAGACTCCTCCGGTCTACCATGGCCATTTGTCACTCTGCCTCAGGGATTCTGGAAAAAATAGTCCAAACACCTTTCTTCCCCAGGCTGTGGCTTTCACGCTCCCTCTCATCTGTAGTGGAAATGACAACAGCAGTGATTGACTTGAACTGCAAGCAATTCTCTATGCCTGCATGCAGTTACTGATGTTTGAATTGTCAAATCCCCAATGAAACCAAGGGCTCTTATTGGGTGGTTAAGTTGGTTTGTGGGGAAGTTGGGATAACATACAATGATTTTTATTTCATAAGACATACAAAAATCCAATAAGCAACTGGCTTATTCTTTCATGAATAGCTGCATCTGTAATTACCTTAAACATGCGTCTCAAAAGACAACTGGTTTAAATCAGATGGATAAGTATTAGAGAACAAAAGAACTTCAGTGGAGCTCTTCAGGATGCCCTGCAGAGTTCTATTAGCAACTTCAGAATACAGGTAGTCCCCTAGTAACAAACAAGACAGgttgtgtaggtttgttcttaagctgaatttgtcagaacaggtactttttaaagcaTAGCTCCAGCCAAGTATATATctcttttagttttggatagcatagggaagggttaacatccctgtggggtttgttttgctgtctgtgcccctgtttagaagatttaacttcactttctgtccctgtgatcgttgggtttttaaaaatgtggcttgttgtggaaacaaggattggcgataaagcttcagtggagacacctttccccactctttcaggagtgaatttcccttcctacaggtaaaatttctctcacttcctgttgtcttactctcattcttaactaggagtcttAACTTTTCTTAaatttaactgccagggctcaatgacatggaatccaggagttgtcattttacaaggtctttcgccttctcttccCAAGAGTAGGGGTGCCCCACCAAACGGCAAGCCCCCTGATTTTGTAGCATTGAGTCCTGGcccttaaagtggggtcaaatcaGCACTCTCTGGCaagggccttgtaaaactacaactcctctgaTTCCAGAAGTGGTGCTGAGTTATATTGATTGTTCAGATGAATCCtgtaaaaggagattttgctattctatattgtagaatgaactcagtttgacaccacttttaagtgctatggctcaatgctagtgaTTCATGGGAgctctagttttacaaggttttcaggCTTCTCCATGAATGattgctgatgcttcaccaaactacaacccccataattccatagctttgaactgcattcattctatagtgtagaagctCCCTTTGGATGTATCATTTCAGTTACCACTGGTGATTCTGATTAAATCGTGAGGATAACATTTCTTCAAGATCGATGGCTTTggctgcatctacgctgtagaactgatgcaatttgacaccactttacttcCTGTGGCTCAATGTTAGGTAATTGTGGGGGttgcagtttgacaaggtctctgccaaagactctgggtgcctcaacaaactatcaatcccatgattctataccactgaaccatggcagtcaaagtagtaTCCAACACAGTGTATTTTGGACCCCTGGCATAAATTTCCCATTTCAGATGGCCCACTGGCACCCTCTGCTGGCGGCTGGAGTGAAAGGCAGCCAAGAGAGGTGCCTGCACACACCTCCTTTCCTCCtaattttcattgaaaacatctgaAAGCAGAACATCCACAGTGACTGCTTGTGGGCATAAtaaagtacaggttgagcatcccttatccagaagtcCAAAATGATCCCCATGAATGGCTGAAGGGGAGACACTTTGGCTTTACAATATGCACAAATGTACAGAAAATTACTAAAACAAAAATTGTGTATGAAATTACCTAAGCATTCAGAACAGTCTTGTTTCTTTTTGTTCAAATATAGGGAAATTACTATTTCAACTAAATAATAGAAATGGACTCTGGAAAAAAACTGTTCTTTTTCAGAAgataaaatcagaaacattgcagttctctgaaaataaattaaaataaaatagcaattttAAATCACAGTGCTTTTACCAACATTTACAGTCAATATTATTGTGCAACAATTTTTGGAAAAAGTTGCTTTGTTTGCTAGAGAGTCTTACTATTAGTCTGTTTCAGCTTTTCATAATAGGTCTGGTGTTTACCTTATccataaaaatacatttctatcCATTCCAGAACTCATTCATAATATTAACACACTTTAATCATGAGTTCAGACAAAGGTTGCAGTCATGGGCATAGAGTGAacccttggtatccattggggtttggttaTAGGGGTCCCTATGGATACCCAAATTCATAGATGTTTTggtcccattatatatatatatatgtgtgtgtgtgtgtgtgtgtgtgtgtgtgtgtttgttgactacggcattgaatgtttgcctttttgcctttttgtatgtaaaccactctgagttccctcagagagagagagagggaggtctataaataaagatttatttatttatttatttatatgcaatAGTGTAGTAACATTGTGtcccttatttaaaatggcaaaatcatggtTTGCTTCTTGAACAACATTTTTGGGGGAATATTTTCAGGCAGTGACACAGTGTTTGTGGATACAGAAGGCAGTGTTTCAAGAGTGCAATCCAGCAATTAATTGAACAcaactttcattcattcattctatttTCTTGTTGGGTTGTGTGTTCAACTTTGCAATACGAGTTCTCTttggcccctcctacactgccatataatccagattatcaaagcaaataatccacattatctgctttgaactggattatatgagtctacactgccatataattcagttcaaatcagataatttggattttatgtgacagtgtagattgGGCCCAAGCCActttggggccccttctacattgctatataaaatctagagtatctgctttgaactggattatatgacaatgtaaactcagggcacttccagacaggggtAAAACCAgcaccaaagtgggtttaaaaaccTGCTCCAGGTTTTGGGAGGAGAGGATGGGTGCTATCCCGCACCTTTGGGCACCAGGAACTCAAAAGGTGTGAGATGACTGCCGGGACTCACCCCCGGTAGTTCCAGTCGGTCCTGGAACTACTCGCGGGTGAGTCCCTATAGCCCCAACACCcgattagacccgggcctttaaGGAAGGTCTGGATCTAATGGGGCATTTAATTATTTATAGTTATAAAAAGCAATTAACTaaggttattctgaattaattcatttttaccagggGCATTGTTTGGACGCCCcggtaaaaacccagacaggtcccgAGATATGTGCCTGTCTAGATGGGCCCTCTGAGCTGAcccaaagcaaaaggagaagctacttcaggagcacctCATATTTGAGGGACGTCATGTCTgatttaattgcaatggctcaatgctatgtatggctgggatttgtagtttggtgaggcatcggtATTATTTGGCTGCCCCCATGATCCCAAAGTGGATTTATTCTTCAGCATAGATGCATGTTATCTTGTCCATTGCTGAAGCATTGGTGTTTTAAggaaggaattataagcatgcagccaCTGTAATGTCCAACTTTTTTGGCCAAAGTGCAAACAGTTGTTTCTACCTTGTCTAAACCAATTCTCCTCTCCTACTTTCAAATAGGTAACTGATGGAGTTTCAGTTTTTCAAAGTGATGTAAATATTGCCCTGACTTTTTAAGATTGGATACAGAAAGTAAATTTTCAGCAACTATGTTGTGCCAATTTTCATAAGCCTCTGTCCAGGGAGGCCATCATAACTGCCCACTTGCCTGCAGCACCCATGGCTGTGCTTGTCTTGGATTCAAATAATGCATTTGATAAACTAGCAACTACATGGGATGGCTACATTTGCTTCTGATTTTTTAATTCACTGTTAAAGATGACATGGGAGTTGGTTAGGACATTTGAACTGCGTATGTGCACATTAGCTAACTGAAAGTACCAAGTGATGTTCACTTATGAAATAGTGCTCTCTCTGCTCCCTATAcaacatacacacacgcacacacgcacacacacacacacacatacttcaaGTTTCAGTTGAAAATTGGAAACTGATTGATGTCACTAAGATATGGAAAAGATTTTGGAATGTTGTTTTAGATCTGACATGGGCCTGGAGCGACCATGAAGCAAGCAATACACCAAACTAGGGCACCATGTGCTTTTAAACTACCGTTCCCATCAGTCCCTCCTTGTCTGCCTGGTGTTAAGGGAGAACTACTCCTAAATATCTGGGGGACCAGGAGCCTCCACCCCTGCAAAGACCCAATGTCCAGGGTAGAATCTGCCTTTAATCTTTTGATATCAAGTTTTTCAGTTATTGACAACATTCTAAATGGTTTCAGAACTTGAGCGAGTGGTTTCCACGGCACCCCGTTCAAAAATCACCACTGCCGGTCTGTTGTTCAGCCATATCTTGGACTGATCACAAGCCAGATTCAGCTCTTGCATCTCAAAGAGCCAGAATCATATTCCGATCCTCTGCTTTAGAGTCACCAGCTGCATTTGAGTCTTCTGTTTCAGGTAAGAAACTCATTTGAAAGAGCCAGAGCTGCCATTCTTTGTTGATAACTATCCCCTGTTGAATCCCATCTATCAAAGGTCTGGTCCCCATTCCTTGGTCTGTCTTGGGACTGATCAAGAGCGCTTCTGTGTTATCTGGATCACACCTCCCTttctttgccctcatccagtccagtccATTTCTTTCAATAgacaaaatgtcaacaggaggaATTAATCTTGACATGTGTTACAGAAGGCTATCCATTTTTGTAGATCAAGCAGGGAATGGGGCCTTTTGTCATAGGAAAAGTTTTTTTCAAACCAGGAGAAGGGTTTATGTATGTATTACAATTTTTCTGAAACATGTGAGAGAATGTGCATGTTAACTCCATAAATACAAGTTGCCTTGTTTCATTATCCACAGATTTATCAGCATGGAGAAGTGGCTTAGAAAGAGATTATGTTTGGAGGAAGATAACTCTCCAGCTGCAGCTCAGCTAATCCGATTGACTTACATGCGTATATGTGGCCTTATCCTTGAGGCGATTGGTTGGCTCCTGTGCATTACTGCAACAGGAGCTGATGAATGGAGAGTGTGGCATTCAAATAATCTTCCTGGCATCAGCAACGGAAAGCTCTGGATTGGGATCTGGAGAGTCTGTTTCATAGTAGATCTTCATGATGACGAGCCTATGAAGATGCATTGCTTGGAATTCCTAGAGCAATATAAGTCCCTTCCAAAGGAAATTTTTATTGCACAGGACTTGATGTCTTTAGCTAGTGTTGTCCTCTCCTTAGCTATGGCTTTTATGTCTTTTGCTTtgtggaatgtttttaaaaatgtaagacaGAAAAATGTTTTGCTTATTCTTTTCAGGGTCGGAGGAATTCTAACTTTACTGTCTGGTCTCATCATACTTTTACCACTTTCGTGGAATATGTATAATGTAATAGCAAATGAAGGGATTTTGTTTCCTGAACCTTTTAATTTGCCTTATCTTCCATATGAGCAGACAGTTgggtttgccatatatgtgggtttttctgcttcaGGAATCCTGATATTAAGTTCATTCTTTATTCTCAGTAAGAAATATCAGATTACGCCCAATAGAGTACATCCTATAATTATTGTCACACCAGAGCCATCGACCAGTCGCAGTGAAACAGAAACCTGTATCCGTTTTGGATCACTTGTATCAGTTGATAAAACCATATCTGAAGAACAACATTTTAATAGTTAAAGGGCATATATGCAGGGgtcttaatattttaaatggcaGCTGTTTTTATTGTGTGCTGATTCCCAGAATTACATTGAGCTGTTGTTTTCACTTtgtgtttaaaatatgtttaaatgtaGAATGAATTGTTTGTTACttaatacattaaaattaattgaggctttgttttttgtttttgttttttctgagTGAGTAAGAGAGATAACTAAGATTCCTAAACAGTGGCCAAGTGCTTATGCTTTGCAAGGAACGAATATTatgtagtgcctttcatgcttTCCACATCAAAAAACCCTAGCTCCTTTATTGTCTGCCACAGCAGGATGGAACTGGAGAAGAGGATAGAGTTATACAAGCCATTTCCAGACAGAGTAGCCCAAACCTACCAACTATCCTTGTAAAGGCTGAGAATATACTTTAGAC is a window from the Anolis carolinensis isolate JA03-04 chromosome 3, rAnoCar3.1.pri, whole genome shotgun sequence genome containing:
- the cldn34 gene encoding claudin-34 → MEKWLRKRLCLEEDNSPAAAQLIRLTYMRICGLILEAIGWLLCITATGADEWRVWHSNNLPGISNGKLWIGIWRVCFIVDLHDDEPMKMHCLEFLEQYKSLPKEIFIAQDLMSLASVVLSLAMAFMSFALWNVFKNVRQKNVLLILFRVGGILTLLSGLIILLPLSWNMYNVIANEGILFPEPFNLPYLPYEQTVGFAIYVGFSASGILILSSFFILSKKYQITPNRVHPIIIVTPEPSTSRSETETCIRFGSLVSVDKTISEEQHFNS